A window of Panicum virgatum strain AP13 chromosome 8K, P.virgatum_v5, whole genome shotgun sequence contains these coding sequences:
- the LOC120644084 gene encoding uncharacterized protein LOC120644084, whose product MAAFMASGRAAMASTRPSFVTPRSFFNWGKGAGGAESPPPPQLKFQYHDVELPFPMSLVANTHLRDRELRCCYKATVDGFSATDFHRRCDFKGPCVVVGCTGGGFRFGGFSPEGYRSTDDYYDTLDAFLFYWPEPAPAAETAAAEAPPVVLPKMGGSGAALFDYSRGGPQFGADGLLIGPPLTAVMGVFTGPDSSAGVGDLRSARSRLGLSYARRADGKESLFGDEGRAELAEVLVFCSPQIASLY is encoded by the exons ATGGCGGCGTTCATGGCGAGCGGAAGGGCCGCCATGGCCTCGACCAGGCCGAGCTTCGTCACTCCTCGCAGCTTCTTCAACTGGGGAAAAGGCGCCGGAGGAGctgagtcgccgccgccgccacagctgAAGTTCCAGTACCACGACGTCGAGCTGCCGTTCCCCATGTCGCTCGTGGCGAACACGCACCTCAGAG ACCGCGAGCTGAGGTGCTGCTACAAGGCCACCGTGGACGGCTTCAGCGCGACGGACTTCCACCGGCGGTGCGACTTCAAGGGCCCCTGCGTCGTCGTCGGCTGCACGGGCGGCGGCTTCAGGTTCGGCGGGTTCAGTCCCGAGGGGTACCGCAGCACGGACGACTACTACGACACGCTGGACGCCTTCCTCTTCTACTGGCCGGAGCCGGCGCCGGCAGCAGAAACCGCCGCTGCCGAGGCGCCGCCCGTGGTGCTGCCGAAgatgggcggcagcggcgcggcgctttTCGACTACTCCCGCGGCGGGCCTCAGTTCGGCGCCGACGGGCTGCTCATCGGCCCGCCGCTCACCGCCGTGATGGGCGTGTTCACGGGGCCCGACTCCAgcgccggcgtcggcgaccTCCGCAGCGCGCGGTCGCGGCTCGGGCTGTCGTACGCGAGGCGGGCGGACGGGAAGGAGAGCCTGTTCGGGGACGAGGGCAGGGCCGAGCTAGCGGAGGTACTCGTCTTCTGCAGCCCGCAGATCGCCAGCCTCTACTGA
- the LOC120644083 gene encoding probable plastid-lipid-associated protein 2, chloroplastic — protein MAGVASLTLTLRASSPSPAAPYPRGGSGAARAFPTPARFRSLRAARRRVLTRAVAAGGGDPEDEWVPEPEGGSTVTGVAEAPAPEASEVARLKARLKEALDGAERGLRASSETRAEVVELIAQLEARNPTPAPTEALALLDGKWILAYTSFSQLFPLLGSGRLPELVKVEEISQTIDSENFTVQNCIKFSGPLATTSVSTNAKFEVRSPKRVQIKFEEGVIGTPQLTDSIVLPEKFELFGQNIDLSPLKGIFSSIENAASSVAKTISGQPPLKIPIQTNNAESWLLTTYLDEELRISRGDGGSIFVLLKEGSTLLN, from the exons ATGGCGGGAGTTGCGTCCCTCACCCTCACCCTCCGCGCGTCTTCCCCATCACCCGCAGCCCCGTACccacgcggcggcagcggcgccgcccgcgcgttCCCGACCCCGGCGCGCTTCCGGTCGCTgcgcgccgcgcggcgccgTGTCCTGACgcgtgcggtggcggcgggtggTGGGGATCCCGAGGACGAGTGGGTGCCGGAGCCTGAGGGCGGGTCCACGGTCACGGGGGTGGCCGAGGCGCCCGCGCCGGAGGCGagcgaggtggcgcggctcaagGCGCGGCTCAAGGAGGCGCTGGACGGCGCGGAACGGGGCCTGCGCGCGTCCAGCGAGAcgcgggcggaggtggtcgAGCTCATCGCGCAGCTCGAGGCGCGCAACCCCACGCCCGCGCCCACGGAGGCGCTCGCGCTCCTCGACGGCAAGTGGATCCTCGC ATACACATCATTTTCTCAACTTTTCCCTCTGCTGGGGTCCGGAAGGCTGCCTGAGCTTGTAAAGGTGGAGGAGATATCACAGACTATTGATTCAGAGAACTTCACAGTGCAAAACTGCATCAAGTTTTCAGGACCATTGGCTACAACCTCAGTTTCCACCAATGCTAAATTTGAAGTTAGAAGCCCCAAGCGTGTGCAG ATTAAATTTGAAGAAGGTGTTATCGGAACCCCGCAACTGACCGACTCCATTGTGCTACCAGAGAAGTTTGAGCTCTTTGGACAGAACATTGACCTGAGCCCATTGAAAGGCATATTTTCTTCCATCGAAAATGCAGCATCCTCGGTTGCCAAGACCATCTCTGGTCAGCCACCACTTAAGATACCGATTCAGACCAACAATGCTGAGTCCTGGTTGCTCACAACCTACCTTGACGAAGAGCTCAGGATATCCAGAGGGGACGGTGGAAGCATCTTTGTGCTGTTGAAGGAGGGAAGCACCCTTCTGAACTAG